The genomic region GGGCTTGTGGGCCTTGTTTCTCCGGGAGGCGGGTCTTACCTTTAGCCCTGCATAGTGCTGGCGCGTAGCGCCGTTGGGCTAACGCGGATTCGCATCCGGAACACTCAGGAGTCTTCGCATGGCTATCACGAAAGTCTGGGTCGAAGAGGGCTGCACGGTCTGCAATCTCTGCGAGGACACGGCTCCCGAAGTCTTCAACGTCACCGACGAGACCTGCGAGGTGCGCGAGGGCGTTGACTTCAACGCTCACGAGGAAGAGATCATCCAGGCCGCCGAAGAGTGCCCTGTCGAGATCATCAAGTACGAGTAGCACTCGCGCTCGATCGTGACCGACCGTGTCCGCCCGGAGTCGCAGACTCCGGGCGTCCCTTTTTCCCCCCGGCAGGGCAGGAAGAGTGCTGGATGCCCCGCGGAGCCTGGGCCTATACTGCCCGGCGGTTGCGCGGCGTGGAGAGAACGTCCCAGGAGGGGATCGGCCTCCGCCGTGCTGTGGGGATGACGGGATCTCCGCCGAAAGGAGCGATCATGCGCCGCACACTCGTCCTTGCCGCCCTCGTCTTCAGCCTCAGCGCGCTCGTGGCCAGCCCGGCCGCCGCGCTGGTGGGCTTCGGCGTTCACGCCGGCTTCGACCTCAACAGCCAGGACGCCAAGGACCTCGCCGGCGACCTCGGCGACGGAACCGACTTCTCACTTCAGCGTGAGGAAATCAAGGCGCCGCTCATGGGCGGCATCCACCTGCTCATCACGGCGGCGCCCATGGTCGACGTCGAACTCGGCGTCGAGGGCAGCCTGCGCAAGTACCATCTGCTCTACGACATTCCCGACGCCATCAGCGAGCCGTTCGACGAGGACGTCTACTTCGGCCGCGTGAGCATCTACGCCAGCGGCAAGATGAACCTGATCAACCTGCCGCTGATGAAGGGCTACGGCGGCGCGGGGCTCGGCTATCACATCATCTCGCCCCTCATGAGCCAGGAGCTACTGAAGAAGAAGGTGGTCGATGAAGGCCAGACCGGCGGCGCCCTCGACCCCAGCGAGGTGCTGAGCAAGGAGGGCAGCGTGGGCGCGCACCTGCTGGCGGGTCTGCGCTTCAAGCCGGCCTTCCTGCCGCTGGGCCTCAGCGTCGAAGCGCGCTACTACTTCCTGCCCGAGAACGACTATGGAGACGAGACCAACAGGTTCGCCTCGGTGGTCTTCGGCCTCGATCTGGGCTTCTAGTGGCCACTGACCGCGCGCGAAAGCTGCGGCGCCTCTTCGCCGATTGGATCCCCTTCCCCGACGGGGGGAGGGGATTTCTCGTGAACACCGGGTCGGAGCACCTGGCCGGGCTCGCGCTCGCGGCGCGTGGCGCGGAGAACGTCGAGGCCGTGGAGCGCGACCTCATCGCCGCGCGCCGGCTGGAAGCCGCGCTGCCGTCGCTGCGCGTT from Candidatus Latescibacterota bacterium harbors:
- a CDS encoding ferredoxin, with product MAITKVWVEEGCTVCNLCEDTAPEVFNVTDETCEVREGVDFNAHEEEIIQAAEECPVEIIKYE